Proteins encoded by one window of Martelella endophytica:
- a CDS encoding ArsR/SmtB family transcription factor has protein sequence MTISKVTHGCGVAADAARLAYISDMLAALASGHCLVVAAALAARPQTVQQLRLSTGLSLMLIAASLARLTGAGIVAVRRDGDGLTYALSDERFADVIALAEHLHEDVSLCVVF, from the coding sequence ATGACGATCTCGAAGGTGACGCACGGCTGCGGCGTAGCGGCTGACGCGGCGCGACTTGCCTATATATCCGATATGCTGGCCGCGCTCGCAAGCGGCCACTGCCTTGTCGTCGCCGCCGCGCTCGCCGCTCGGCCGCAGACCGTTCAGCAGCTCCGCCTCTCCACCGGCCTGTCGCTGATGCTGATCGCCGCAAGTCTCGCCCGCCTCACAGGCGCCGGTATCGTCGCCGTCCGTCGCGACGGCGATGGCCTCACCTATGCACTGTCAGATGAGCGCTTTGCGGACGTGATCGCTCTCGCTGAACACCTTCATGAAGATGTCTCGCTCTGCGTGGTGTTTTGA
- a CDS encoding transposase, producing the protein MFNKIADRFPFIEKICGDGGYQDQRVEEASPRPMEIVKRNQAGFQVLPKRWIVERTLAWLGINRRLAKDFERFSATSLAFIQTAMIKLMTKRLARYPLS; encoded by the coding sequence GTGTTCAACAAAATCGCCGATCGTTTTCCTTTCATTGAAAAAATCTGCGGTGACGGCGGCTATCAAGACCAAAGGGTCGAAGAGGCAAGCCCGAGACCGATGGAGATCGTCAAGCGCAATCAAGCAGGCTTTCAGGTTCTGCCGAAGCGCTGGATTGTCGAACGAACATTGGCGTGGCTCGGGATAAACCGCCGTTTGGCAAAGGATTTCGAGCGGTTCTCAGCAACAAGCCTCGCCTTCATTCAGACCGCTATGATCAAGCTCATGACAAAGCGGCTCGCTCGATATCCGCTTTCTTGA
- a CDS encoding transposase encodes MLPHDFPPKSTVHHYFKRFCRDWTWRRIHDALYCRTRRLEGREEQPSFAIIDSQSVKSGPDVHRDVGYDAGKKVKGRKRHILVDTLGMHSGSRRSSARVQQNRRSFSFH; translated from the coding sequence TTGCTGCCGCACGACTTTCCGCCGAAAAGCACGGTCCATCACTATTTCAAAAGGTTCTGCCGGGACTGGACATGGCGACGTATTCATGACGCGCTCTATTGCCGGACCCGGCGGTTGGAGGGGCGCGAGGAACAGCCGTCGTTTGCCATCATTGACAGCCAGTCGGTGAAGTCTGGCCCGGATGTACACCGCGATGTCGGCTATGATGCAGGCAAGAAGGTCAAGGGCCGCAAACGGCACATTCTGGTCGACACGCTCGGCATGCATTCAGGATCGCGACGGAGCAGCGCTCGTGTTCAACAAAATCGCCGATCGTTTTCCTTTCATTGA